One window of Paenibacillus sp. FSL K6-3182 genomic DNA carries:
- a CDS encoding MFS transporter — protein MNQISGAQRLLFTTITILYWTSMYVYVPTLSPYLSDRGLSLPFIGIVLGSYGFVQMFVRFPLGILSDRFGKRKPFILLGMLTAAISCLLFLIPDSWVWPLAGRLMAGVCASTWVAFTVLYASYFGAGQTGRAMGNISVMTVSGQMIGMLFSGWLTDGFSSSAPFIVGAVIAVLGLVLAFMLKEPRSELKEQPGMSFAMIKNVVKTKTLLQVSLLSILAHGILFITMFGFTPLKAQEMGADGLKLTLLVFSFMLPHAFASLVTARWFTPKFGYWGTIGAGFILSTICTGAMVFADSFGVLVATQAINGFAQGLHMPLLLGLAIRDVELPGRATAMGLYQALYAIGMFSGPFLAGWLNESWGLNGGFLFGSLLGAFAFALVIKWAMSDRKAKFAARTNHAEEVSG, from the coding sequence ATGAATCAAATCTCTGGAGCACAAAGATTGCTTTTTACTACTATAACCATTTTATATTGGACTTCCATGTATGTATATGTCCCTACGCTTTCACCTTACCTTAGTGATCGGGGATTGTCCTTGCCTTTTATCGGCATCGTGCTTGGAAGCTATGGTTTTGTTCAAATGTTCGTAAGATTTCCGCTCGGCATTTTGTCAGATCGTTTCGGAAAGCGCAAGCCTTTCATCCTATTAGGGATGCTAACCGCTGCGATAAGCTGTTTGCTGTTCCTCATCCCTGATTCATGGGTATGGCCGCTTGCTGGCAGATTGATGGCAGGCGTTTGCGCATCTACTTGGGTCGCGTTCACCGTGCTTTATGCCAGCTATTTTGGAGCCGGGCAGACAGGTCGTGCAATGGGCAATATTAGCGTGATGACGGTATCCGGACAAATGATCGGTATGCTCTTTAGCGGATGGTTAACGGATGGTTTTAGCTCAAGTGCTCCATTTATTGTAGGCGCTGTCATTGCTGTCCTTGGTCTAGTGCTCGCTTTCATGCTGAAAGAGCCTCGCTCGGAGCTGAAGGAACAGCCAGGAATGTCGTTTGCCATGATCAAGAATGTGGTAAAAACTAAAACATTGCTGCAGGTTTCTTTGTTGTCCATCCTTGCTCATGGCATTCTTTTTATAACAATGTTCGGATTTACACCGCTCAAAGCTCAAGAAATGGGTGCAGACGGCCTGAAGCTCACCTTGCTCGTATTTTCTTTTATGCTCCCCCATGCTTTTGCCTCACTCGTTACTGCGAGGTGGTTTACGCCTAAATTCGGCTATTGGGGTACGATTGGCGCTGGCTTTATATTGAGTACTATTTGCACAGGAGCTATGGTGTTTGCGGATTCTTTTGGTGTACTTGTCGCAACGCAAGCGATTAATGGTTTTGCGCAAGGCTTACATATGCCGCTTCTGCTGGGACTAGCGATTCGAGATGTCGAGCTTCCTGGCCGTGCAACAGCAATGGGCTTATATCAAGCGCTATATGCCATTGGAATGTTCTCTGGACCATTCCTTGCTGGTTGGCTCAATGAAAGCTGGGGATTGAACGGAGGTTTCCTATTTGGCTCACTGCTTGGAGCTTTCGCATTTGCACTGGTAATCAAGTGGGCGATGTCAGATCGCAAAGCTAAGTTTGCCGCGCGCACGAATCATGCAGAGGAGGTAAGCGGATGA
- a CDS encoding biotin transporter BioY has product MQTSNIRSLVFISLFAALFIVMSSLTIKFGGSFVPITLQTLAVGLAGLFLTPRNAFLSIFIVILLAAIGLPLFSGQGGIPHLTGPTGGFIFAFPFCSLLVSLAIGGFLRSKMSKGNKALAFIVFFIIFELFSSITSYILGIPWLMNALDLSFQKAMTVGFYPFIVGDALKSLVGAILATSLTPYIVHIRSSTVRNSEEKTTFNV; this is encoded by the coding sequence ATGCAAACCAGCAACATTCGCTCACTCGTCTTTATTTCTTTGTTCGCAGCTTTGTTTATCGTCATGAGCTCTTTGACAATAAAGTTCGGCGGCTCATTTGTCCCGATTACTCTTCAAACCTTGGCTGTTGGATTAGCCGGTCTCTTTCTGACGCCGCGCAACGCTTTCCTCAGCATATTTATCGTCATTTTGCTTGCTGCTATCGGCCTGCCCCTATTTAGTGGGCAAGGCGGTATTCCTCATCTAACAGGACCTACTGGCGGCTTTATATTCGCCTTCCCATTCTGTTCACTATTGGTTAGCCTAGCGATTGGCGGATTTCTACGCAGCAAAATGTCCAAGGGAAATAAAGCCTTAGCTTTTATTGTTTTTTTCATCATTTTCGAGCTATTCAGCTCCATCACCTCATACATTCTAGGCATTCCATGGCTTATGAATGCTCTGGACCTTTCGTTCCAGAAAGCGATGACCGTCGGATTCTATCCGTTCATTGTCGGTGATGCACTTAAATCATTGGTAGGCGCTATTTTAGCAACCTCTTTAACACCTTACATTGTCCACATACGCTCATCAACCGTAAGAAACAGCGAAGAGAAAACAACTTTTAACGTTTAA
- a CDS encoding HAMP domain-containing sensor histidine kinase produces MSIRVKLYMSYLAMIFVPIILMSAFMIFIFYARGVEDVRHYYENENREPYLQALVYGELSYVLRNDSGELEKKEYVAEIQERLGKLWAGLLISRDGKITSVAPFLEQSAVHADWQQLLDEPPSKVAFNSFRFETSTVDFIYPDGGEGRAVLFRRNDTVPIYWRPVGTAFSLAFIGLTSLLLTYFVSRSIIRPIKKLEAAALQIKDGDLSHKVEATTKGEIGQLSIAFEDMRVRLKQSIDQSLQYEENRKMLLSHISHDLKTPISAIKGYVEGIMDGIANTDEKRKRYMETIYRKATDMDQLIDELFLFSKLDLQTVAFDFKVMDIKRYLEYFLDEQRFDLEKSGVGLQYIEHGSDPLMIAADPDKLSRVLTNILNNCVKYMGQSSGLEKHNIVVRVTELEEHALIEIEDSGPGIEKDDLPYIFDRFYRAEQSRNLETGGSGLGLAIVKQIIEGHGGTVWAENAEHGGALFCLKLPKSVSVKTVGGHEEHTNY; encoded by the coding sequence TTGTCCATTCGAGTAAAGCTGTATATGTCATACTTGGCGATGATTTTTGTACCGATCATATTAATGAGTGCTTTTATGATATTTATTTTTTATGCTCGCGGAGTTGAGGATGTTCGTCATTATTATGAAAATGAAAACAGAGAGCCTTATCTTCAAGCCTTGGTGTATGGCGAATTATCCTATGTGCTCCGCAATGATTCCGGTGAGCTCGAGAAGAAGGAATACGTAGCCGAAATTCAAGAGCGATTAGGTAAGCTATGGGCAGGACTACTTATTTCCAGGGATGGAAAGATTACTTCTGTAGCGCCTTTCTTGGAGCAGTCAGCTGTTCATGCTGATTGGCAGCAATTATTGGACGAGCCGCCTTCGAAGGTTGCATTTAATTCATTTCGATTCGAAACGAGTACCGTCGATTTTATTTATCCTGATGGGGGAGAGGGTCGTGCTGTCCTATTCCGTCGAAATGATACGGTTCCTATCTATTGGAGACCGGTCGGCACAGCTTTCAGTTTAGCTTTTATTGGATTAACGAGCTTGCTGCTTACTTACTTTGTATCAAGAAGCATCATTCGTCCCATTAAGAAACTAGAAGCCGCAGCTCTACAAATTAAGGATGGCGATTTGTCTCACAAGGTTGAGGCCACGACGAAAGGTGAAATCGGACAGCTTAGCATCGCGTTTGAGGATATGAGGGTAAGATTGAAGCAGTCGATTGATCAAAGCCTTCAGTATGAAGAAAACCGTAAAATGCTGCTGTCTCATATCTCGCATGATTTGAAAACGCCAATATCTGCGATTAAAGGGTATGTTGAAGGGATCATGGACGGTATCGCGAACACGGATGAAAAGCGGAAGCGCTACATGGAGACGATTTATCGTAAAGCTACAGATATGGATCAATTAATTGATGAGCTGTTCCTATTCTCGAAGCTTGATCTTCAAACGGTTGCCTTTGATTTTAAAGTGATGGACATTAAACGCTACTTAGAATATTTCTTGGATGAGCAGCGGTTTGATCTAGAAAAATCAGGGGTAGGATTGCAATACATCGAGCATGGCTCTGATCCGCTGATGATCGCAGCCGATCCTGACAAGCTAAGCCGTGTTTTAACTAATATACTGAACAATTGTGTCAAGTATATGGGACAATCTTCTGGTCTCGAAAAACATAACATCGTTGTTCGAGTAACAGAACTGGAGGAGCACGCTCTGATTGAAATTGAGGATTCAGGTCCCGGAATTGAGAAGGATGATTTGCCTTATATCTTCGATCGTTTCTATCGCGCGGAGCAATCACGCAATTTAGAGACAGGTGGAAGTGGTCTCGGTCTTGCAATCGTCAAACAAATTATTGAAGGGCACGGCGGTACGGTCTGGGCGGAAAATGCAGAGCATGGAGGTGCGTTGTTCTGTCTAAAATTGCCTAAGTCAGTATCCGTCAAAACGGTGGGTGGTCATGAAGAGCATACTAATTATTGA
- a CDS encoding ATP-binding cassette domain-containing protein, with amino-acid sequence MGDDWQLNGISVHAENDNKKQLLKEVHTSFKAGEITLLIGRNGAGKSTLLETLAGIRSIQSGNIELGTDQLWMENGRRSRLNPEVVLKLGISMQNAESQWFASSVREEMVYSLKPYKLDSSIIEERITEALARAGLPVELLERDPWTLSGGQQRRLSLACLLACEPDWLLLDEPTAGLDAGGIRRLCAVLEAHRAAGRGAVVATHDLDALLPLADAVAVVDGGTVRAAAKAAAIAHAASAPQALRALDALREEAAMPLEQFIQRADADEAPWPSPQELAAAISIALASRAVQKSEEAAVVVANGIACSLDTEHNKPNTFLKEEPKEESKGKLAEKTKTEFSQLGATKPSVLLRSNYFDPRALVLVYLFLSASIFAQKTALELTVAAVSTLLLLIPFRTLIWPWRRVIRAYAIMIIIFCVIAGIGIRPLSFDLDKVWPIVIRLGKLLLIMLLGLPMLKLMTPLRLQRSLEQTFGFLDRLKVPIHSFAIIVTLIFRFIPLLTGEWERFAKLAHARGKAVTPLKTVPMKRLLPILIPYVRSILRLAEQMADALEARGFGYAKRKPTYSFRLRFGRADARLMSIAAAAGSLLFLFAVLF; translated from the coding sequence ATGGGCGATGACTGGCAGTTAAACGGCATTAGCGTGCACGCGGAGAATGACAATAAAAAACAGCTGCTAAAAGAAGTACATACGTCCTTTAAAGCAGGTGAAATCACACTTTTAATCGGGCGAAATGGTGCTGGAAAGTCAACGCTGCTTGAGACATTGGCGGGCATACGATCGATTCAAAGCGGAAATATTGAGCTTGGCACCGATCAGTTATGGATGGAGAATGGCCGCCGCAGCCGTCTAAATCCTGAAGTGGTGCTTAAGCTTGGCATATCGATGCAAAATGCGGAGTCACAGTGGTTTGCGTCATCTGTACGAGAAGAAATGGTTTATTCTCTTAAGCCCTATAAGCTCGATTCATCCATAATCGAGGAGAGAATCACGGAAGCTCTTGCGAGAGCAGGGCTGCCAGTGGAGCTGTTGGAGCGTGATCCATGGACGCTCAGCGGCGGTCAGCAGCGACGGCTGTCACTCGCCTGCTTATTGGCGTGTGAGCCGGATTGGCTGCTGCTGGATGAGCCGACGGCGGGGTTAGACGCCGGCGGTATTCGCCGCTTGTGCGCGGTGCTGGAAGCGCACAGGGCGGCGGGGCGCGGAGCGGTCGTGGCAACGCACGACCTCGATGCGCTGCTGCCGCTGGCGGACGCGGTCGCCGTCGTTGACGGCGGCACGGTCCGCGCAGCGGCTAAGGCGGCGGCGATCGCGCATGCCGCCTCTGCGCCGCAGGCGCTTCGCGCGCTGGACGCGCTGCGCGAGGAAGCGGCTATGCCGCTGGAGCAGTTCATCCAGCGCGCAGACGCGGATGAGGCGCCTTGGCCGTCGCCGCAAGAGCTTGCTGCGGCGATTTCCATTGCACTCGCGAGTCGAGCCGTCCAGAAATCAGAAGAAGCAGCCGTTGTTGTAGCAAATGGTATAGCATGCAGCTTAGATACTGAGCACAACAAGCCAAACACGTTTTTAAAAGAAGAACCAAAAGAAGAATCAAAAGGTAAGCTCGCTGAAAAAACGAAAACAGAGTTTTCTCAATTAGGAGCTACCAAACCATCGGTTCTGCTTCGTTCAAATTATTTTGATCCTCGTGCGCTTGTACTCGTTTATTTATTTCTATCTGCGAGCATTTTTGCGCAAAAAACAGCATTGGAGCTAACGGTCGCAGCTGTTTCAACGCTATTGCTTTTAATTCCGTTTCGTACACTCATTTGGCCTTGGAGACGAGTCATTCGCGCGTATGCCATTATGATTATTATTTTTTGCGTAATAGCAGGAATTGGCATTCGTCCGCTTTCCTTTGATTTGGACAAGGTTTGGCCAATAGTTATTCGATTAGGCAAGCTTCTGTTGATTATGCTTTTAGGCCTGCCTATGCTAAAGCTGATGACGCCTCTACGACTTCAGCGCTCGCTTGAGCAAACCTTCGGTTTCCTAGACAGGCTGAAGGTGCCCATTCATTCCTTTGCAATCATCGTCACTCTTATTTTTCGGTTTATTCCTTTACTAACAGGAGAGTGGGAGCGGTTTGCGAAGCTGGCTCATGCGAGAGGAAAGGCAGTTACGCCTCTTAAGACGGTACCGATGAAAAGGCTTCTACCGATTCTGATTCCCTACGTACGTTCAATATTGCGTCTTGCGGAGCAAATGGCGGATGCGCTTGAAGCACGCGGCTTTGGTTATGCGAAGCGAAAGCCGACCTATAGCTTTCGGCTTCGCTTCGGACGAGCAGATGCTCGTCTAATGAGTATTGCAGCAGCAGCAGGCTCATTGCTATTTCTTTTTGCTGTATTGTTTTAA
- a CDS encoding YlbF family regulator → MAEQHTADNQAAQCDHDHEHGEGCGIPSFHTRDLIVREDISKKAKELANLIFTSEEVQHYRRAELQINGNERVQQLITKIKKKQKEVVAFETTFKNADMVKKIEGEMEELQDELDGIPIVSEFQQSQSDINYLLQLVISIIRDTVSEKINVEDASEPAPEECSD, encoded by the coding sequence ATGGCAGAGCAGCATACAGCAGATAATCAAGCAGCGCAATGTGACCATGATCATGAGCATGGCGAAGGCTGTGGAATTCCGAGTTTCCATACTCGCGATCTCATCGTTCGAGAGGATATTTCGAAAAAAGCGAAAGAATTAGCAAATCTCATCTTTACTTCAGAGGAAGTACAGCACTACCGCCGTGCAGAGCTGCAAATTAACGGCAATGAGCGTGTGCAGCAGTTGATTACAAAAATTAAGAAAAAACAAAAGGAAGTTGTTGCTTTCGAAACCACTTTCAAAAATGCAGACATGGTTAAAAAGATCGAAGGCGAAATGGAAGAGTTGCAGGACGAGCTTGATGGCATTCCTATCGTGTCCGAGTTCCAACAAAGTCAAAGCGACATCAATTATTTGCTTCAGCTCGTTATTTCGATCATCCGTGATACCGTGTCTGAGAAAATCAACGTTGAGGATGCGTCAGAGCCAGCTCCTGAAGAGTGCAGCGACTAA
- a CDS encoding haloacid dehalogenase translates to MIKPQLVLDIGGVLATNLSPLFWQLLAAEAIVSEEQLYSEYKQQISERLWTGQITEKQFWSWIAEYTPNLTSALARSFIDRCLLPLPAISEIGNWNAVADIHVLSNHLPAWVEPIITHIKPYLKSITISSEAALQKPHPAIFDKVNEQLPPDSFVLFVDDHPKNTKQAALHGWHTLLADEDGRWVLQVLPLLKQYSKKK, encoded by the coding sequence ATGATTAAGCCGCAGCTCGTGCTCGATATTGGAGGCGTGTTGGCGACAAATCTGTCGCCGCTCTTCTGGCAGCTGCTAGCTGCGGAAGCGATCGTTTCTGAAGAACAACTTTACTCCGAATATAAGCAGCAAATTAGCGAGCGGCTATGGACAGGCCAAATAACAGAGAAACAATTTTGGAGCTGGATTGCAGAGTATACGCCAAACTTAACTAGTGCGCTAGCCAGAAGTTTTATCGATAGATGCCTACTGCCGCTTCCTGCCATTTCAGAAATCGGCAATTGGAATGCTGTTGCTGATATTCATGTGTTAAGCAATCATTTACCTGCATGGGTTGAACCCATCATTACACATATCAAGCCTTATTTGAAAAGTATCACAATCTCAAGTGAAGCAGCACTCCAAAAACCTCATCCAGCTATTTTTGACAAAGTAAATGAACAGCTGCCGCCTGACAGCTTTGTTTTATTTGTTGATGATCATCCTAAAAACACAAAGCAAGCAGCGCTGCACGGATGGCATACGCTGCTTGCTGATGAAGATGGACGTTGGGTTTTGCAGGTTCTCCCTCTTTTAAAACAATACAGCAAAAAGAAATAG
- the lepB gene encoding signal peptidase I: MQTEKRKTKSWMKEVREWVVSLGIAVVVALLFQNYVYAQSEVHNVSMQNTLVAGQRLIEDKWSYRLHEPRHGDIVIISGPESDLRLIKRVVGLPGDVVDIQNGEVYLNGEKIEEQYVKGQTVAGSVSVPFTVKEGQLFVMGDNREHSMDSRELGPIARSSIEGKAVFRIWPLPKFGTLSE, translated from the coding sequence ATGCAAACAGAAAAACGCAAAACAAAAAGCTGGATGAAAGAAGTAAGAGAATGGGTCGTTTCACTTGGTATTGCCGTTGTTGTAGCGCTGTTGTTCCAAAACTATGTTTATGCTCAATCGGAAGTACATAATGTATCTATGCAAAATACGCTGGTCGCTGGACAACGATTAATCGAAGACAAATGGTCTTACCGGCTTCATGAACCTCGTCACGGCGACATCGTTATTATTAGCGGACCCGAGAGCGATTTGCGTTTAATAAAACGTGTCGTGGGCTTGCCTGGAGACGTGGTTGATATACAAAACGGGGAAGTATATTTGAATGGCGAAAAAATCGAAGAGCAATATGTTAAGGGTCAGACAGTAGCTGGCAGTGTTTCAGTGCCTTTTACAGTTAAAGAAGGACAGCTGTTTGTTATGGGTGACAATCGTGAGCATAGTATGGATAGCCGTGAGCTTGGTCCAATTGCTAGATCCAGCATCGAAGGCAAAGCCGTATTCCGTATATGGCCGCTGCCTAAGTTCGGTACACTGAGCGAATAA
- a CDS encoding response regulator transcription factor: MKSILIIEDEKAIAELERDYLESYGFNVQIEGRGDIGLEKALEGKFDLIILDVMLPKIDGFEICRQIRQTINIPVLMVTAKKEDIDKIRGLGLGADDYMTKPFSPSELVARVKAHLARYERLTADKGERGEHIRIRGLFIDKPSRRVMIHEQEAMLTSKEYELLLLLASHPNRVFEKEELFERIWGLDSNGDAATVTVHIRRLREKIEHDPSKPQYIETIWGVGYRFKV, translated from the coding sequence ATGAAGAGCATACTAATTATTGAAGATGAGAAAGCCATTGCCGAGCTGGAACGAGATTACTTGGAAAGTTACGGTTTTAATGTTCAAATTGAAGGGAGAGGTGATATAGGACTTGAGAAAGCGCTCGAAGGAAAGTTTGATCTTATCATATTAGATGTAATGCTTCCTAAAATCGACGGCTTTGAAATTTGTCGTCAAATTAGACAAACGATCAATATTCCAGTGCTGATGGTAACCGCGAAAAAAGAGGATATTGATAAAATACGAGGATTAGGACTTGGCGCTGACGATTATATGACCAAGCCCTTCAGTCCAAGTGAGCTGGTAGCACGCGTGAAAGCTCATTTGGCTCGTTACGAGCGTTTGACAGCTGACAAAGGGGAGCGAGGCGAGCATATTCGCATACGCGGATTGTTTATCGATAAGCCTTCACGAAGAGTCATGATTCATGAGCAGGAAGCGATGCTTACTTCAAAGGAATATGAGCTTTTGCTGCTTTTAGCTTCACACCCTAATCGCGTGTTTGAGAAAGAAGAATTGTTTGAACGTATTTGGGGGCTTGATTCGAATGGAGACGCAGCTACGGTTACGGTTCATATTCGGAGGCTGCGTGAGAAAATTGAGCATGACCCATCCAAACCTCAATATATAGAAACAATTTGGGGAGTGGGCTACCGTTTTAAAGTATAG
- a CDS encoding ABC transporter ATP-binding protein translates to MNQSNQVQLKQVIVTPPAIGEGQKRKPIIKDISLVIKEGEWITLLGCNGSGKSTVAKVAAGFRVAGVSGQVLRNIQTAAKGKPIPIVMQQPEAAMIGATPLEDIIVMLEQNEQEAASIRSEAEHALQRVGMGERMHQPIETLSGGQKQLVAIAGCLALKAPMLVLDEVTAMLDPEAAISVLEQTRSLQQAGITVIWITQKLEELQAGDRIVAMNAGTIMYDGGVEAWFARSAAGARDSFCEQLGLEASYCAQVAWELEEQGVKLSPFPFTATMLAEAVKQYGR, encoded by the coding sequence TTGAATCAGAGCAATCAGGTACAATTGAAGCAGGTTATCGTTACGCCTCCGGCAATAGGTGAAGGACAAAAACGGAAACCAATAATAAAAGATATTTCGCTTGTTATAAAAGAGGGAGAATGGATTACTCTGCTTGGCTGCAATGGAAGCGGGAAAAGCACAGTTGCGAAAGTAGCTGCTGGTTTTCGGGTAGCAGGCGTCAGCGGTCAAGTTTTAAGGAACATTCAGACTGCTGCAAAGGGGAAGCCGATTCCAATTGTTATGCAGCAGCCTGAGGCAGCGATGATCGGGGCAACGCCGCTCGAGGATATTATTGTCATGCTGGAGCAGAATGAGCAGGAAGCGGCCAGTATTCGATCTGAAGCCGAGCACGCGCTGCAAAGAGTAGGCATGGGTGAGCGAATGCATCAACCGATTGAAACCTTATCCGGAGGGCAGAAGCAGCTCGTTGCGATTGCTGGGTGTTTGGCATTAAAAGCGCCCATGCTTGTGCTTGATGAGGTAACAGCGATGCTGGACCCTGAAGCAGCAATCTCAGTGCTGGAGCAAACGAGAAGTTTGCAGCAAGCCGGAATTACGGTCATTTGGATTACGCAGAAGCTGGAGGAGCTGCAGGCGGGAGATCGAATCGTTGCGATGAATGCCGGTACGATTATGTACGATGGCGGGGTAGAAGCCTGGTTTGCTAGATCGGCTGCGGGAGCAAGGGATAGTTTTTGTGAGCAGCTTGGTTTAGAGGCTTCTTATTGTGCTCAGGTGGCATGGGAGTTAGAGGAGCAGGGTGTGAAGCTTTCGCCTTTTCCGTTCACAGCAACTATGCTGGCAGAGGCGGTGAAGCAATATGGGCGATGA